From the Streptococcus hyointestinalis genome, the window CTTCTCTGGCTTGCCTGGAATACTTGTAAAAGTGGTTTTTGATGGTCGTTTGGCGATTGTTTTCAAGAAGAGCAATGATTTTCTTGGTCTTAAAATCTTGCGCAATGAAAGCCAACTTTCCCTTGTTTCTTGCGAATTCATCCCAGCTCAAGACCTCTGGTAAAGTCTCAAAGTTGTCCTTAAAAGTGAAAGCGTTCAGCTGTCTTTGGACGGTAGAAACAGAGACGTGTAGGCGTTTTGCGATGTCCGTGTTGGTCTGTTTCTCGATGAGAAGCTGTGTGATTTTCGCCCAGACAGGCTGTGAGATTTGGCAATGTTTCTTGACCAGACTGGTTTTGGCGACAGACACTCTGCGACACACTTTACACTGAAAGCGCCGCTTTCTGAGTTTTAGGACAGTTGCCATGCCTTGGACGTCTAAGATTGGGATGGTGGCAGGTCTTTGAAAATCGTATTTGATCATCTTTCCTTGACAATGAGGACAGGCTGGAGCGGGATAATCCAGCTCGGCTCTTATCTCGATGTGAGTCTGATGTTTGAGAACAATTGATATTTTGATGTTTAAGTCTTTGATTCCAATGAGTTTTGTGGTATTATTAATACTGGTATTTTTAATATGTTCCATAAGTATCTCCTAATGATGGTTTAGTCGCTTTTCATTATAAGTCTTATGGGACTTTTTTCATACAGATAAAAAGCCCTATAACCTCTGAGGTGGCGTTACCCACTACAGATATTATAGAGCCTTGTTTTTAGACAAAGCACTATCTCTTGTCTACTGATTTTGATATAATGTTGGTATGATGAGGAAAAAGCAATTGATAGGAGTGAGCTTACTGGGTGTAGGCTCGATAGGAGCACTTCTTGGGATTTATATTTGGGTGCGAACGGCAGATAAAACCGTCACACCGTCTTTTGAAAAAAGCGACAGCACCACTTGGCTGTCAAGCAATAAAATAAATCCCATTATAGTTTGTTAGTTTCTATATAGTATGTGTTATACTATACTTATGAAAAGTTACGGAATAGATTTTAGAAAACGAGTTATTAATTATGTAGAGGCTGGTCATTCCAAAAAAGAAACGTGTCAGTTATTTGGAATTAGCACTAATACACTGTATCTGTGGGAGAAACAACTCAAAGAACTAGGTCATTTGGAGCGCCAAAAAAGAAAACCAAGCCCTCGCAAATTGCCATTGGATAAGTTAGAAGCCTATGTCAAGGAACATCCAGATGCTTTCTTAAGGGAAATTGCAGAGCATTTTGACTGTAGTATTCCCTCAGTTTGGGCTGCCTTAAAAAAACCCCCACTTGTCAAGTCAAGTGCAACAAGTTCATTGATAACTAGAGCTCCAGAGGTTAAGCTGTTTGGGCTAGCCCAAACAAAATATTTGCGGTTTTATACTTGTGAAGTCGTCTAGGTCTGTCATTGATAGCAGAGACGTAGTGATTGAGTTCTTCTGTCGTTAGTGAGTTAAGAGAGACACCTTTTGGGAGAAACTCTCTCAAGAGACCATTGAAATTTTCATTTGTTCCTCTTTCATGAGAAGCATAAGGATGGGCAAAATAGACTTCCACACCTTTTAAGTCTGACAAGCTACTGAACTCTGAGCCATTGTCCGATGTGATGGAGCGAATAGGGTACTGCGATAGTAAGCTCTTAACAGCCCTATTGATGGTTTCTGCTTGTTTATTAGCCAGTTTTACAGCGATGGCAAATCGTGTTTGACGCTCTACTAGGGTCATGACAACAGCTTCCCCTTTGGTTTTCTTGCCAAGAACCAGATCAATCTCCCAATGCCCAAATTCAGAACGGTCATTGATACACTCTGGACGTTCTTCAATGGATTTTCCTAAGATTTTCGTCGTGGCCTTAGGCCTTACTTTAGACCGTTTTCGGATGCTCACCATCTTAGGTAAATCAATCGGTTTAACCCTCAACAGTCCGTCTTTGATGTAACGATACACTGTCTTGGTGGAAGGGATAACTTCCAGTGGATGTTTTTCTCGGTAAGTTTGAACAAAGCTATCGACACTGTGACAGCGAGGTTTCGTTTTCAGGGCTTTCTCAAGTTCCTTGAAGAAGGTCTGGGAGCAGTACGATAGTTTATGATAAGCACTTTTTCGACGATTGGTTTCATAAACACGTTGACCACTATCTGGAAAGTAAACCGTTGAGTAGATTCGTTTCCCGTTCTTATCTTGAACCTGAGAAACACTTCCTCGTTTGATTTCACGACTGATGGTTGAGCGATGACGCCCAAGCAGACGAGCAATCTCAGAGGGGTTCTTACCCATCCTGAGATAGGCGCTGATTTCTCCGCGTTCAGAGGCTGAAAGGTGTGAGTATAACGATTTTTTGGTAGAATGATTAGTGGACATGTTCATCTGCTTTCTATACTGAGTTGGGGAATTCTAGTATATCAGACGAGCATGTCTTTTTTGTTGCACTTCATTTTACAACACGGGGCCTTAAAAAAACTGAACATCACTTTAAAAAAAGACCACAACCTATAAAGAACAAGATAGCGAAAAGGTGAGACGCTATCTTGATGTTTTAGCCTGCTTTCCAAACACCCCTATTGTTTATATTGATGAGACTGGCATTGATACTTATCTTTATCGTCACAAAGCTAGAGCACCTCGAGGGGAGAAAGTATACGACAAGGTAAGTGGACGCAGATTCGAAAGAATTTCGGTAGTAGCTGGTCAAATTGGTTCTAAAATTATAGCCCCCTTGCTTTATCATGGAACGATGACAGCGGAATTATTTATCAAGTGGTATCAGGAGCAGCTATTGCCATCCTTGACAGAACCCCATGTCATCATTATGGATAATGCAGCTTTTCACCCCAAGAAACAACTAGATGAGCTTGCAGTGGCTAAGGGACACTATTTTCTTCCGCTTCCACCTTATTCCCCTGAACTCAATCCCATCGAACAGTTTTGGGCTACTCTAAAAAGAAAGGTGACTGAATTGTTAAGAACAGGTCGTTCTGTTCAGTCTGCTTTGGAATACTATTTTAAAACTAAATAACTATAAATGGGACAAAACATGGGCAAATTATAAGAAAAAGCTGAAAAAGACCTATGGTGACAAGTCTTCTGAGCTGTCTCGTGAACTGCTAGAGGCAAAAAAACAGCTCAATCAGATTGGCTGGTCAGACACTAGTATTTATCACGGCTTTATCACAAAAATCAGTCTAAAAAGTGATAGCACATCCTATACAAAGCATCTGGCAAAGCGCCTAGCTGCTAGTAAGAAAGTCGCTAGCTCTTCTTTTGACGCTCTTCTTGAGAGTGAGATGGCGCTGATGAATGCCCAAAAAGACAAAGTGTCTGCCTTTTCTAGTCAAAAGCGGCGTGGGCGTCACCTGCTTGAGCTTGTCTTGAACACTGTGGATATGCCCCTTGAGCTATCTGGCAGTAAGGATGAGACCCTGCAGTTAATAAAGCGTTTTGATAATTGTACCTTTGTCAATGATGTGAGACCTAAAATGTTATTTTGAAGTTATCCATTTGTTAAGCTTTACTAGGAGCTAGCTTCTAGTAAAGCTTTTCTGATATCGATAGGAGATTTCCATCCTAAAGTTTGCATAGGGAGTCGATTAGAACGATAAAGATAGGTTTTCATCTGCTTGATGAGGTCGTCATAGGAGTAAAAGGTCAGGTGCTGGTAGAGACGTCGATTGTCATTTCGATGACTGCGTTCAACCTTGCCATTATGTCTTGGTGTTCGAGGACGAATCAGCTTGTGCTCAATGCCAAGTTCCTGACACAGCAAGTCTAGTGGGTGAACTTGTTTGGTCTCTTTGAAATGAGTGAACTCAAAGCCATTATCCGTTTGGAGGATTTTGGGTTTGTATCCAAAGTGTTTGATAGCCATTTTGAGAAATTGAACCGTTGAGTAGGACGACTGCTCTTTGAAAGGGAATATAAAGCGTTCTCGACTGGCCTCATCAATAACGGTGTACTGGTAGAACTTGTCAGGTAGTTTTCCTGTGTAGCAGTGAGTTGGGACGTATTTGACATCCATCTGCCACTTGATACCGAGTTTAGTCGGCGTGTCATATGGTTTTGGGACATAAGGTTTGTTCTTTGTTTTAGGGGATTTGAAGAAGTCCAGCTTTCTCAAGATTCGAAAGAGTGAGCAAGGGTGCCTATCATATCCCTTATTGGTTTTGAGCTTGTAGAAGATTTCGATGAGGGTTGCGTTTGGATTTCTTTTGATGCAGTTTTTAATCCAGGTCAGCTCTTGCTGGGTATGAGCCTTTGGATGTGGTGTTAGAGGGCGATGAGAACGGTCTTTTAGAGATTCTTTTGTGCCATCAAAACGCTTATTCCAGCGCATGAGAGAGGCTTTTGAAACTTTGTAACGTCGACAGATGAAGGCGACAGATGCTCCGTTTTGGTAGGTTTTAACAGCGTGGTAACGTGTTTCTAGAGTATGTGGTAAATAGCGAAGATTTTGTGATATACTAGTCATGTGAAGATTCCTTTTTGATGAGTGGTGGTACTCTTATCATATCAGGGAATCTTCTTTTTGACTTCTAGAAGTCTCACATCTATTGTAACGCTACAGCAGTTAATAAAGCGTTTTGATAATGACCTTGAGCCAGATGATGCCTTTTGGTCAGCGTTTGCGCTTTGGGTGCAGTATGCTTTTCCCAAAAACAGCCTGTCTCATAAGAGCGACTTTCAGCAAAAAATCCATCAATTCCGCTATGTGATTTCAGCGCAGCAAGCCTATTATATCCGCAAGCACTATGGCAGAGCCAATCAGACAGATCGTGATGCCTTGATTGCTTATATGAAGGAAATGGACGATTACAATGCTTTCTTGGATGAGATGGGTGTTGAGGATGCGGATGTTTACTATGACTACAGTACAGGTGAGTCCTCACGCTTACACAACAAAATTGCTCTCAAGCAAACACTAGGACAGACTCAAATTATCTACCCAGACGGCAAAGAGCAAGTCAACATCAAGATTGTCATGGACTTTCATACAGAGTTTATCTTAGACAGTCAAGGGCATTTTCTAAATGAAATAGACGAAGAAGGAGCGAGCGAAAACGGTATTGTCAACGGAGCGAGCTTTAACTATGCTAATCGCAACGACAGACTGCATGTAGCACTTGATGTCAAGCCCATCAGACCCTTAGACCCGCAGTTTAGAAAAGCGATTGTCAAGCCCTTTAAAGCGCCTAATCGTGTTTCTTCACCACAAAAACAAACCATGCTTAAAAGCTGGTCAGACAGTTATTTTAATGCCAAGGGCTACTATGGTATCAATCATCAAAGTAGAGCTAAAGCCGTCAAAAAAGCCCTTAAACAGCTGGTCAAAGAGGTTACAGGAGGTAAAAAATGAAAAAATGGATTGTTATGCTTATCAGCTTGCTGCTCTTGGTCGGTGCTTATCTGACTTTTTGGTCTCTAGGGGCAAATCAAGAGACACCTCAAAAAAGTGTGCAGAATTTAAAGATTGGACAAACCTATCAAACAAATGATTTTACTTTTAAGCTCATTAACCAAAAGCACTTTATCACCTTGGATGACCATACGGACTATGCTAATCAAGACGAACTCGATGAAGCCTTAGAAGACGATGAGGACGATTACCCTTGGTTAACGGTCTATGAGGGCGAGTACAAGCGTGATGGTAGCAATATCTATCTACGCCCGACAAGCTCCGCTACCCTTGATTTTGATGATGTTAAGTCTATCAAACAAAAAGCCTATGCCAATATTGACAAAGAGACTTATCAAGAGGATTTTCCAAAGACAGCCCAACTGCAAAAGACAAAGACAGGTTATTATTACCTAGAAACGATTAAGAGTCTATCCATTAACGAAGAAAAGACGCCTATTTACCACTCAAAGAAAATATTGCCAGATAGTTTAGAGGCTTTCCTAAAAAACTATCACGCCTCAAACAACTAAAAAAGACCTTGAAAGCAAGGTCTTTTGTCTATGGTAGACGGATAAAAGTGTAAATACTTGAGATACCAATAGCAATCAAGATAAGAGCTACAAAGCGTCCGATGACAGCAGCTGATAAAATAGGCGAGCTAAAGAGGATAATGGCAAAGATAATCGCAATAACCCCACCGATGAGATAACGATTAGAGTCTGACTTTGGAAAACCTGCACGACCGAGCTGATAACCTGTAATCAAACGTAAAATACCACTAACCAGCACCCAATAAGCTAAGATAGTAATCACAACACTTGAGCGAGCAAAGGTAGAGCTCGTAATCAATAAGAAGCCAAAGATAATAGAAAGTGTGCTTTGAATCAGCATCCAGATATTACGCTCACTATTGATTTGATGAAAATAAGTAACGATACCATTGATACCAGAGATAAAGACAAATAAAGCCAAAATCCAGCCAATAGTAGAAATTGTAGCTAGAGGGCTAGCAAACAAATAAAACCCAATAAGAAGGGAGATAACCCCAGCTGTTAGGGAAAAGTATTTCATAAGAACCTCACATATATAAGAAAATTACGCCCTTTATTGTAGCTTGAATTGCCATAATTGTCAAGAAACTTTCACTGATGTGATATTTTATAACATGGAAAACGCTTTTTTCAAAAAAAGTGAAAAAAACGCTTGACAATAATATTCTGAAAATTTATAATATTTTATGTAAATGATATGACATGGAGGAATTACAAATGACAACAGGTAAAGAATATGTTGCTAGTGTTTTTGAAAAAGTAAAAGCTCAAAATGCTCACGAGCCAGAGTTTTTACAAGCCGTTGAAGAAGTCTTCGAATCTTTGGTGCCAGTCTTTGACAAATATCCAAAATACATCGAAGAAAACCTTTTGGAACGTTTGGTAGAGCCAGAGCGCATCGTTTCTTTCCGTGTGCCTTGGGTTGATGATAAAGGTCAAGTACAAGTAAACCGTGGTTTCCGTGTACAGTTCTCATCTGCGATTGGTCCATACAAAGGTGGTCTTCGTTTCCACCCATCTGTTAATCAATCCATCATCAAATTCTTGGGATTTGAACAAATCTTTAAAAACTCATTGACAGGTCAACCTATCGGTGGTGGTAAAGGTGGTTCAAACTTTGATCCTAAAGGAAAATCTGATAACGAAATCATGCGTTTCTGCCAAAGCTTCATGACAGAGCTTAGCAAACATATCGGTGCAGACACTGATGTGCCTGCTGGTGATATCGGTGTTGGTGGACGTGAGATTGGCTACCTCTATGGTCAATACAAACGCCTTCGTAACGAATACACAGGTGTGCTTACTGGTAAAGGCTTGACTTACGGTGGTTCACTTGCTCGTACAGAAGCAACAGGTTACGGTTGTGTTTACTTCGCTGAGCAAATGCTTAACGCTCGTGGCGAAACATTCAACGGTAAAACAGCTGTTGTCTCAGGTTCTGGTAACGTTGCTATCTACGCTATCGAAAAATTGCACAGCCTTGGTGCAAAAGTCGTTGCATGTTCAGATTCTTCAGGTTATGTTTACGATCCAGATGGTATCGACCTTGCCTTGTTGAAACAACTTAAAGAAGTAGAACGTGCTCGTATCGTCAAATACGCAGAAGCTCGTCCAAACGCTACCTTTACTCCAGCAGGTGGTAAGGAAACTATCTGGTCTATCAAAGCAGACCTTGCCTTCCCATGTGCTACTCAAAATGAACTGAGCGAAGCAGATGCTGAAAAATTGGTTGCAAACGGAGTCATCGCTGTTTCTGAAGGAGCAAACATGCCTTCAACACTTGGTGCTATTGATGTCTTCTTGAAAGCAGGCGTATCATTTGGTCCAGCTAAAGCAGCTAACGCTGGTGGTGTTGCTGTATCAGCACTTGAAATGGCACAAAACAGCGCACGCACATCTTGGACATTTGAAGAAGTGGACAGCAAACTTTACGATATCATGAAAGGTATCTACGACAACTCTGCAGCAGCAGCTAAGGAATTTGGATATGAAGGTAACCTTGTTGTAGGTGCCAACATCGCAGGATTCCTCAAAGTCGCTGAAGCAATGTCAGCACAAGGTATCGTCTAAAAATGAAAAAAT encodes:
- a CDS encoding DUF3114 domain-containing protein, encoding MALMNAQKDKVSAFSSQKRRGRHLLELVLNTVDMPLELSGSKDETLQLIKRFDNCTFVNDVRPKMLF
- a CDS encoding IS630 transposase-related protein — its product is MKSYGIDFRKRVINYVEAGHSKKETCQLFGISTNTLYLWEKQLKELGHLERQKRKPSPRKLPLDKLEAYVKEHPDAFLREIAEHFDCSIPSVWAALKKPPLVKSSATSSLITRAPEVKLFGLAQTKYLRFYTCEVV
- a CDS encoding IS30 family transposase, whose amino-acid sequence is MSTNHSTKKSLYSHLSASERGEISAYLRMGKNPSEIARLLGRHRSTISREIKRGSVSQVQDKNGKRIYSTVYFPDSGQRVYETNRRKSAYHKLSYCSQTFFKELEKALKTKPRCHSVDSFVQTYREKHPLEVIPSTKTVYRYIKDGLLRVKPIDLPKMVSIRKRSKVRPKATTKILGKSIEERPECINDRSEFGHWEIDLVLGKKTKGEAVVMTLVERQTRFAIAVKLANKQAETINRAVKSLLSQYPIRSITSDNGSEFSSLSDLKGVEVYFAHPYASHERGTNENFNGLLREFLPKGVSLNSLTTEELNHYVSAINDRPRRLHKYKTANILFGLAQTA
- the gdhA gene encoding NADP-specific glutamate dehydrogenase; translated protein: MTTGKEYVASVFEKVKAQNAHEPEFLQAVEEVFESLVPVFDKYPKYIEENLLERLVEPERIVSFRVPWVDDKGQVQVNRGFRVQFSSAIGPYKGGLRFHPSVNQSIIKFLGFEQIFKNSLTGQPIGGGKGGSNFDPKGKSDNEIMRFCQSFMTELSKHIGADTDVPAGDIGVGGREIGYLYGQYKRLRNEYTGVLTGKGLTYGGSLARTEATGYGCVYFAEQMLNARGETFNGKTAVVSGSGNVAIYAIEKLHSLGAKVVACSDSSGYVYDPDGIDLALLKQLKEVERARIVKYAEARPNATFTPAGGKETIWSIKADLAFPCATQNELSEADAEKLVANGVIAVSEGANMPSTLGAIDVFLKAGVSFGPAKAANAGGVAVSALEMAQNSARTSWTFEEVDSKLYDIMKGIYDNSAAAAKEFGYEGNLVVGANIAGFLKVAEAMSAQGIV
- a CDS encoding DUF308 domain-containing protein, with the translated sequence MKYFSLTAGVISLLIGFYLFASPLATISTIGWILALFVFISGINGIVTYFHQINSERNIWMLIQSTLSIIFGFLLITSSTFARSSVVITILAYWVLVSGILRLITGYQLGRAGFPKSDSNRYLIGGVIAIIFAIILFSSPILSAAVIGRFVALILIAIGISSIYTFIRLP
- a CDS encoding DDE-type integrase/transposase/recombinase; the protein is MTSISQNLRYLPHTLETRYHAVKTYQNGASVAFICRRYKVSKASLMRWNKRFDGTKESLKDRSHRPLTPHPKAHTQQELTWIKNCIKRNPNATLIEIFYKLKTNKGYDRHPCSLFRILRKLDFFKSPKTKNKPYVPKPYDTPTKLGIKWQMDVKYVPTHCYTGKLPDKFYQYTVIDEASRERFIFPFKEQSSYSTVQFLKMAIKHFGYKPKILQTDNGFEFTHFKETKQVHPLDLLCQELGIEHKLIRPRTPRHNGKVERSHRNDNRRLYQHLTFYSYDDLIKQMKTYLYRSNRLPMQTLGWKSPIDIRKALLEASS
- a CDS encoding DUF3114 domain-containing protein encodes the protein MTSRSLTSIVTLQQLIKRFDNDLEPDDAFWSAFALWVQYAFPKNSLSHKSDFQQKIHQFRYVISAQQAYYIRKHYGRANQTDRDALIAYMKEMDDYNAFLDEMGVEDADVYYDYSTGESSRLHNKIALKQTLGQTQIIYPDGKEQVNIKIVMDFHTEFILDSQGHFLNEIDEEGASENGIVNGASFNYANRNDRLHVALDVKPIRPLDPQFRKAIVKPFKAPNRVSSPQKQTMLKSWSDSYFNAKGYYGINHQSRAKAVKKALKQLVKEVTGGKK